Proteins encoded together in one Ictidomys tridecemlineatus isolate mIctTri1 chromosome 3, mIctTri1.hap1, whole genome shotgun sequence window:
- the Tmem11 gene encoding transmembrane protein 11, mitochondrial, with protein MAAWGRRRLGPGSSGGSSRERVSLSATDCYIVHEIYNGENAQDQFEYELEQALEAQYKYIVIEPTRIGDETARWITVGNCLHKTTVLAGTACLFTPLALPLDYSHYISLPAGALSLACCTLYGISWQFDPCCKYQVEYDAYKLSRLPLHTLTSSTPVVLVRKDDLHRKRLHNTIALAALVYCVKKIYELYAV; from the exons ATGGCCGCTTGGGGAAGGAGGCGTCTGGGCCCGGGCAGCAGCGGCGGCAGCTCCCGAGAGAG GGTGAGCTTGTCGGCCACGGACTGCTACATTGTGCACGAGATCTACAATGGGGAGAACGCCCAAGACCAGTTTGAATATGAGCTGGAGCAGGCCCTGGAAGCCCAGTACAAGTACATTGTGATCGAGCCCACCCGCATCGGCGATGAGACTGCGCGCTGGATCACCGTGGGCAATTGCCTGCACAAGACGACCGTGCTGGCGGGTACTGCCTGCCTCTTCACCCCATTGGCACTGCCCTTAGATTATTCCCACTACATCTCCCTGCCTGCTGGTGCGCTGAGCCTGGCCTGCTGCACCCTCTACGGGATCTCCTGGCAGTTTGACCCTTGCTGCAAGTACCAAGTGGAGTACGATGCCTATAAACTGTCCCGCCTGCCTCTGCACACACTCACCTCCTCCACCCCGGTGGTGCTGGTCCGAAAGGACGACCTGCACAGAAAGAGACTGCACAACACGATAGCACTGGCCGCCCTGGTGTACTGTGTAAAGAAGATTTACGAACTCTACGCTGTATGA